In the genome of Oceanispirochaeta sp. M1, one region contains:
- a CDS encoding sugar transferase — MLNKQWKSYIFFHYITDLALVSLSWLLATHIRFMVLENNYKSFIHFLYLMPIPVLVAAYLLYRERFYTQQILHAWHREFSKLLMLNIKIQIFFVFAGYNLQSDRISRLTLIIFFLINQILLIMNRVFFRNHLMMKVIKGELRQTVFLIGHGLHVDRLIKKVMENPQMAIEICCWADSKGKAEELGIPSCSYEDVDKEVARFDPWSIMVGYSGRDLGRQEKYIKGHYNQVIPIILIPQVNYALIGTTIEDVLGMPLIFINRPATNQFALIGKRATDIAGSFFGLLVLSPMLLIIAVLVKITSPGPIFYGQERMTQDGKVFKMWKFRSMRQGADKEDGFTWTTEDDPRKTKFGSFIRKTSLDEFPQFWNVLIGDMSLVGPRPERPELIEEFKDEIPGYMLRHKMKAGITGWAQINGWRGNTSLEKRIQFDMYYIRNWRFALDLKILLLTVFNGFVNKNAY; from the coding sequence ATGCTTAATAAACAATGGAAGTCTTATATATTTTTCCACTATATCACTGACTTGGCTCTTGTAAGTCTCTCCTGGCTTCTTGCGACCCATATCCGCTTTATGGTTTTGGAGAACAATTATAAATCCTTTATACATTTCCTATATCTGATGCCGATCCCTGTTCTGGTGGCGGCTTATCTATTATACAGAGAGCGATTCTATACGCAGCAGATTCTCCATGCCTGGCATAGAGAGTTTTCCAAATTGCTCATGCTGAATATTAAGATTCAGATCTTTTTTGTTTTTGCAGGATACAACCTTCAGTCAGACAGAATATCACGTCTTACACTCATTATCTTTTTCCTGATCAACCAGATATTACTGATCATGAACAGAGTATTCTTCAGAAACCATCTTATGATGAAGGTGATTAAAGGAGAGCTCAGGCAAACTGTTTTTCTCATTGGTCACGGCCTGCATGTGGACCGCTTGATAAAAAAAGTTATGGAGAATCCTCAAATGGCGATTGAAATATGCTGCTGGGCGGATTCTAAAGGGAAGGCCGAAGAGCTGGGAATTCCATCCTGCAGTTATGAGGATGTGGATAAAGAAGTGGCCAGATTTGATCCCTGGAGTATCATGGTCGGGTACTCGGGAAGGGATCTCGGCAGGCAGGAAAAATATATTAAAGGCCATTACAACCAGGTCATACCCATCATACTGATTCCACAGGTGAATTATGCCCTTATCGGAACAACCATCGAAGATGTACTTGGAATGCCTTTAATCTTTATCAACAGACCTGCCACGAATCAATTTGCCCTTATAGGTAAGAGAGCGACGGATATAGCCGGCTCCTTTTTCGGACTGCTGGTCCTCTCTCCCATGCTCTTGATTATTGCTGTACTGGTAAAAATCACTTCCCCCGGCCCCATATTCTACGGCCAGGAGAGAATGACCCAGGATGGGAAAGTCTTTAAGATGTGGAAATTCAGATCCATGCGTCAGGGAGCAGACAAGGAAGACGGATTCACCTGGACAACAGAAGATGATCCCCGCAAGACTAAATTCGGATCATTTATCAGAAAGACCAGCCTGGATGAATTCCCCCAATTCTGGAATGTACTGATAGGAGATATGAGTCTTGTCGGTCCCAGGCCGGAACGCCCCGAACTGATTGAGGAGTTCAAGGATGAAATCCCCGGCTATATGCTCCGTCATAAAATGAAAGCCGGAATCACAGGATGGGCTCAGATCAACGGCTGGCGGGGTAATACAAGTCTTGAAAAAAGAATCCAATTCGATATGTACTATATCCGGAACTGGCGTTTTGCTCTGGACCTGAAGATACTTCTTTTGACTGTCTTTAATGGTTTTGTAAATAAAAACGCCTACTAG
- a CDS encoding histidine phosphatase family protein: MTPDTLKNKYYLMRHGRSLANEKSIIISDPANGCNSYGLSETGRQQIRESLESSSCLDGETLIYCSDFLRTMETASLVSEILQTGIPTLTASLRERNFGDYEKSGDSNYKKVWKKDVLDGGNNHNSVESPDEVRARFISFINGMEEQFEGKDILLISHGDILQIALTWPKNVAAKDHRSQNHLETAEIRLFNQKD; encoded by the coding sequence ATGACTCCCGACACACTAAAAAATAAATACTATCTCATGAGACATGGACGGAGTCTGGCCAATGAAAAGAGTATTATTATCAGCGATCCCGCCAATGGATGTAATAGCTACGGTCTATCCGAAACAGGCAGACAGCAGATCCGGGAATCCCTGGAATCTTCCAGCTGTCTGGATGGAGAAACTCTGATCTACTGCTCGGACTTTTTACGAACGATGGAGACCGCATCTCTGGTATCAGAAATACTCCAGACAGGAATCCCTACTCTCACAGCATCATTAAGAGAGAGAAATTTTGGAGATTATGAGAAGTCCGGTGATTCAAACTATAAAAAAGTGTGGAAAAAGGATGTTCTGGACGGAGGAAATAACCATAACTCTGTGGAAAGCCCGGATGAAGTGAGAGCACGGTTTATCTCTTTTATAAACGGAATGGAGGAACAGTTTGAGGGAAAAGATATCCTCCTGATCTCCCATGGAGATATTCTTCAGATTGCTCTGACATGGCCGAAAAACGTGGCTGCCAAAGATCACCGCTCACAGAATCATCTGGAAACGGCGGAAATCCGACTGTTCAATCAGAAAGACTGA
- a CDS encoding NAD-dependent epimerase/dehydratase family protein yields MKNILITGGAGFVGFHLSGHPYFKDCDKLVLTDNLNSYYDPALKYGRLGERGFQVDEKTPEMKAISNDRGWLFYKADLKDTENMKALFKEHHFTQVIHLGAQAGVRYSIENPQSYVDSNLQGFMNILECCRHNKIEHLLYASSSSVYGANKKVPFHEDDPVTEPISLYAATKRSNEVLAHSYSHLYGLPCTGLRFFTVYGPWGRPDMAYFSFAEKIIAGQSIQVFNNGDMKRDFTFVEDITESISRLVEKPMSAGKDRVPARILNIGHGSPVDLLEFIKIIEKNLGMEAKKEFLPMQDGDVPMTWADTSQLEALTGYTPKVTLEEGIEKFASWYKRYREII; encoded by the coding sequence ATGAAAAATATACTTATCACCGGCGGTGCCGGATTTGTGGGATTCCATCTCTCGGGACACCCCTACTTTAAAGACTGTGACAAACTGGTCCTGACAGATAACCTGAACTCCTATTATGATCCTGCCCTCAAGTATGGACGTCTGGGAGAACGGGGATTTCAGGTGGATGAAAAGACTCCGGAGATGAAAGCCATAAGCAATGACAGGGGCTGGCTCTTCTATAAAGCAGATCTTAAAGACACAGAAAACATGAAGGCTCTCTTTAAGGAGCATCATTTTACCCAGGTAATTCACCTGGGAGCACAGGCGGGAGTTCGCTACAGCATCGAAAACCCCCAGAGCTATGTGGACAGCAACCTCCAGGGTTTTATGAATATTCTTGAATGCTGCCGTCACAACAAAATTGAACATCTGCTTTATGCCTCATCCTCATCGGTATACGGTGCCAATAAGAAAGTTCCTTTTCATGAAGATGATCCTGTAACAGAACCCATCAGCCTCTATGCGGCAACAAAAAGATCCAACGAAGTTCTGGCCCACTCCTACAGCCACCTCTATGGACTGCCCTGTACGGGTCTCCGTTTCTTCACTGTATACGGCCCCTGGGGACGTCCCGACATGGCCTACTTCTCATTTGCAGAGAAGATTATCGCCGGTCAGAGCATTCAGGTTTTCAACAACGGAGATATGAAGCGGGATTTCACATTTGTAGAAGATATCACCGAAAGCATATCCCGCCTGGTAGAGAAGCCCATGTCGGCTGGTAAAGACAGGGTACCCGCAAGGATTCTCAATATCGGGCACGGTTCCCCCGTGGACCTCCTGGAGTTCATCAAGATTATTGAGAAGAATCTCGGTATGGAAGCCAAAAAGGAGTTCCTTCCCATGCAGGACGGTGACGTTCCCATGACCTGGGCGGATACGTCACAGCTTGAGGCCCTTACAGGCTACACTCCAAAGGTTACTTTGGAAGAGGGAATCGAGAAGTTTGCCAGCTGGTATAAAAGATATAGAGAGATAATCTGA
- a CDS encoding SOS response-associated peptidase: MCFSVALTRETIENDPRFHHLLDELYQNPGFRISGFSFPGLPVLREDLNSAGDLLHWGLIPAWVKDSDKAGKIRSGTINARWESLSEKPSFRESWPAKRCILPVEGFYEPHLKGTTKSTWYIRPRDKGLIYLGGIWQENRNLPVDWPNLTFSILTVESRDLLQKVHNEKPRMPVMLSREAASDWLGEERPDLSDSHWHLNQESLEAWECLPGGREKAPPGKEWTQGHLF; this comes from the coding sequence ATGTGTTTCAGTGTTGCATTGACAAGAGAAACCATTGAAAATGATCCCCGTTTTCATCATCTACTGGATGAACTGTATCAAAATCCGGGGTTCAGGATATCAGGTTTCAGTTTTCCGGGGCTACCCGTTTTAAGGGAAGATTTAAATTCAGCAGGGGATCTGCTTCACTGGGGGCTGATTCCCGCCTGGGTAAAGGATTCTGACAAAGCTGGAAAGATACGCTCCGGTACCATAAATGCCCGCTGGGAGAGTCTCTCTGAAAAACCCTCATTCCGGGAGAGCTGGCCCGCTAAGCGCTGTATCCTTCCTGTAGAGGGGTTTTATGAACCTCATCTAAAGGGTACGACAAAGTCCACCTGGTATATCCGGCCCAGGGATAAAGGGCTGATTTATCTGGGAGGAATCTGGCAGGAAAATCGGAATCTTCCTGTAGACTGGCCGAATCTGACTTTTTCAATCCTGACTGTTGAGTCCAGAGATCTTCTGCAGAAAGTACATAATGAAAAACCCCGAATGCCTGTCATGCTGAGCCGTGAAGCTGCATCAGACTGGCTTGGTGAGGAACGGCCTGACCTCAGTGACAGTCACTGGCATCTGAATCAGGAGAGTCTTGAAGCCTGGGAATGCCTGCCCGGAGGACGGGAGAAAGCTCCCCCTGGAAAGGAATGGACTCAGGGACATTTGTTTTAA
- a CDS encoding glycosyltransferase: MKLAITHDWLTVPGGAEKVVKRWYDIYPDAPIHTTVYDRKKIGHIFDSSRVVPSFMQKVPFSKKHYTKMLSLMPRAFEEFDLSEYDVVLSSSSSCAKGVITTPDSVHIAYVHSPMRYAWDLYHEYYASSGALARFVMRRTMPGVRQWDMLSSQRVDYFIANSNFVARRIRKYYRREADVIFPPVNTEFYTPGDPGRAGEGEDYYMIISRFVPYKKIDLAIEACNALNRRLVIIGGGPDEQRLKDMAGPTIEFKGSLNDEEVRDNYRGCKAFLFPALEDFGITPVEAQACGRPVIALKKGGALDTVIAGKTGVFFEKQDSESLTAAMTELEGMSWDSDFIRKHAEGFSNERFDREITDYVDEKWTARLKEIT, from the coding sequence ATGAAATTAGCAATAACACATGACTGGCTGACTGTTCCAGGGGGCGCTGAAAAAGTCGTCAAACGCTGGTATGATATTTACCCTGATGCTCCTATTCACACCACGGTGTATGACCGCAAGAAAATCGGTCATATCTTTGACAGCAGCAGAGTCGTTCCCTCCTTTATGCAGAAGGTTCCTTTTTCAAAGAAACACTATACCAAGATGCTCAGTCTTATGCCCCGGGCCTTTGAGGAGTTTGACCTGTCTGAATACGATGTGGTGCTGTCATCCTCATCTTCCTGTGCCAAAGGGGTGATCACCACTCCTGATTCTGTTCATATTGCATACGTACATTCTCCCATGCGCTATGCATGGGATCTCTATCATGAATACTATGCCTCTTCGGGAGCTCTGGCCCGTTTTGTAATGCGTAGAACAATGCCCGGAGTAAGACAGTGGGATATGCTCTCCAGCCAGAGGGTGGATTATTTTATTGCCAATTCCAACTTTGTCGCCCGGCGTATCAGAAAGTATTACCGCCGAGAAGCGGATGTAATCTTTCCTCCGGTAAATACTGAATTTTATACCCCCGGTGATCCCGGAAGGGCCGGAGAAGGGGAAGACTACTATATGATCATCTCCCGATTTGTCCCCTATAAAAAAATAGATCTTGCCATTGAAGCATGTAATGCCCTGAACAGGCGTCTTGTGATTATCGGAGGCGGTCCGGATGAACAGCGTCTGAAAGATATGGCGGGTCCCACAATCGAATTTAAAGGCTCTCTCAATGATGAAGAAGTCAGGGATAATTACAGGGGCTGCAAGGCTTTTCTTTTTCCTGCACTGGAAGATTTCGGAATTACTCCCGTGGAGGCACAGGCCTGCGGACGTCCCGTTATCGCCCTGAAGAAGGGAGGAGCCCTTGATACGGTTATTGCCGGAAAAACCGGTGTCTTTTTTGAAAAACAGGACAGCGAAAGTCTTACGGCAGCCATGACTGAACTTGAAGGTATGAGCTGGGATTCTGATTTTATCCGCAAACATGCCGAAGGCTTTTCCAATGAACGTTTCGACCGGGAAATTACCGATTATGTCGATGAAAAATGGACAGCCCGCTTAAAGGAAATAACTTGA
- the ilvY gene encoding HTH-type transcriptional activator IlvY codes for MDIRELKLFLKLSETLHYTKTSHLMAISPSALSRTIQRMEDQVGQKLFFRDNRGVVLTPAGSRFREYALSVLEDWQKLQNDLSEESRDVKGDLIVYSSVTGCYTILPDLLEKSRLKYPGIHINLKTGSAADAVASVMSGLADLSVAAEPDSLPENLVFLSVTSTPLQLIAPVTECHLTDRLQTTGTAWYDLPLILPEKGLSRKRLDRFFKAMQIQPEVYAEVDGNEAIIALVSLGFGLGVVPSLVRENSLIQEKIKVLPDVLDLEPYNVGICVNRRKSQTPILRAFTSLLSGVDGDSDEAGDIL; via the coding sequence ATGGATATACGGGAATTGAAGCTGTTTCTTAAGCTTTCCGAGACTCTACACTATACAAAGACCAGCCATCTTATGGCAATCAGCCCATCCGCTTTAAGCAGAACCATTCAGAGAATGGAAGATCAGGTGGGGCAGAAACTCTTTTTCAGAGATAACAGGGGAGTTGTTCTGACTCCGGCGGGAAGCCGGTTCCGGGAATATGCTCTGTCTGTTCTGGAGGATTGGCAGAAGCTTCAGAATGATCTGTCTGAAGAGAGCCGTGACGTCAAGGGAGACCTGATTGTCTACAGTTCCGTAACGGGGTGTTATACAATTCTTCCCGATCTACTGGAAAAATCCCGTCTGAAGTATCCGGGTATTCATATAAATCTTAAAACAGGCTCCGCCGCCGATGCGGTCGCTTCCGTGATGAGCGGTCTGGCCGATCTTTCTGTAGCCGCCGAACCCGATTCTCTGCCCGAAAATCTTGTTTTTCTCAGCGTTACAAGTACGCCTCTGCAGTTGATAGCTCCCGTAACGGAGTGTCATCTGACAGACCGTCTTCAGACCACAGGCACCGCCTGGTATGATCTTCCTCTTATTCTTCCCGAAAAGGGACTCTCCCGCAAAAGACTTGATCGTTTTTTCAAGGCGATGCAGATTCAACCTGAGGTCTATGCCGAGGTGGATGGTAATGAAGCCATCATTGCTCTGGTCAGCCTTGGTTTCGGTCTCGGAGTTGTCCCCTCTCTTGTCAGAGAAAACAGCCTTATCCAGGAAAAAATAAAAGTTCTTCCCGATGTCCTTGATCTGGAGCCCTACAATGTGGGGATCTGTGTAAACCGCCGTAAGAGTCAGACTCCCATATTGAGAGCCTTCACATCTCTGCTGTCCGGAGTAGACGGTGATTCTGATGAGGCCGGAGATATTCTTTGA
- a CDS encoding DUF128 domain-containing protein has translation MEKTDAKRLQILKILSEEDQPLSSQVIKERLQERGTALSERTVRFHMLALDKAGLTEYKEKKGRYLTSGGHKEIARNQVYDRVGFLSSRIDELSYQMNFNWKKRKGTVLVNVSLVPLENSSVVYHLMAPVFESGLTMGQKVAVFRPGEKIGDTEIPPGYFGLGTVCSITLNGVFLKSGIPVTSVFGGLLEISGSRPDRFAAIINYNGTSVDPLEVYISSGMTDCRGASEAGHGFIGASFREIPAGSLDQVTEIHAKLTEMGLGGILKIGYSGHSLLDIPVADGRIGLITAGGLNSISALTEADIAVKSKALSGMIEYDQLIMYTELYDALSKIRNKSQSF, from the coding sequence ATGGAAAAAACAGACGCGAAGAGACTGCAGATCCTAAAAATCCTCTCAGAAGAAGACCAGCCTCTTTCAAGTCAGGTCATAAAGGAGCGCCTTCAGGAGCGGGGAACTGCCCTGAGTGAGCGTACTGTCCGTTTTCATATGCTTGCCCTCGACAAGGCCGGACTCACAGAGTACAAGGAAAAAAAAGGGCGCTACCTTACATCGGGCGGCCATAAGGAGATTGCCAGAAATCAGGTCTATGACCGGGTTGGTTTTCTCTCTTCCCGCATTGATGAGCTCTCTTATCAGATGAATTTCAACTGGAAAAAAAGGAAGGGGACCGTACTGGTTAATGTGAGTCTTGTTCCTCTGGAAAACTCATCAGTTGTCTATCATCTTATGGCTCCTGTATTTGAATCAGGATTGACAATGGGACAGAAAGTGGCTGTCTTCCGTCCCGGTGAGAAAATCGGTGATACCGAGATCCCTCCCGGATATTTTGGACTGGGAACGGTCTGTTCCATTACTCTGAACGGAGTCTTCTTAAAAAGCGGCATTCCTGTGACCTCTGTTTTTGGCGGACTTCTTGAGATCTCCGGAAGCCGTCCCGACCGTTTTGCGGCAATCATCAACTACAACGGGACAAGCGTTGACCCCCTAGAAGTTTATATCAGCAGCGGAATGACCGACTGCCGGGGAGCTTCTGAGGCGGGGCATGGCTTTATCGGGGCCAGTTTTCGTGAGATTCCCGCCGGCAGTCTGGATCAGGTGACTGAAATACATGCAAAGCTGACCGAGATGGGGCTGGGTGGAATTCTCAAAATAGGCTATTCCGGGCATTCTCTGCTGGATATTCCGGTTGCCGACGGACGTATTGGTTTGATTACTGCGGGAGGACTAAATTCTATCTCCGCCCTGACGGAAGCTGATATTGCCGTTAAGTCAAAAGCCCTCTCAGGGATGATTGAATATGATCAGTTGATAATGTATACCGAGCTCTATGACGCCCTCAGTAAAATCCGGAATAAAAGTCAGTCTTTCTGA
- a CDS encoding glycosyltransferase, translating into MKILFVCSAREWGGNEKWSTMAMNELEKQGHSVSILLRNPLLGKKFGKPWLFAPFITAFDPFTFLITFFILLFKRPDAIVSTKKAEYFVLGVLSRLFRIRHILRLGIVRDLDSGWRRFVYTRLNEGIIVNAKRTKDNFLKYDFVDQDRIKLIYNGIPEIKTGSVPERKDSRLNIVSVGTLTPRKGFHLLFDALASLPEDVRKGIRLTIVGSGLMKAELNKQIKDLKLEDSVDMAGFQSDPVPFLQTADIFALVSENEGISNALLEGMMLGLPVLTTLSGGTEEFLVDNKNGFAVEREAVAIARRMEELYGRRAELPAIGAAGTETVKEFFSLSRMGREVEAFLETPRD; encoded by the coding sequence TTGAAAATACTCTTTGTCTGCTCCGCCCGTGAATGGGGTGGGAATGAGAAGTGGTCAACCATGGCCATGAATGAACTTGAGAAACAGGGACATAGTGTGAGCATCCTTTTAAGGAATCCCCTCCTTGGCAAAAAATTTGGAAAGCCCTGGCTTTTTGCTCCCTTTATTACAGCCTTTGATCCTTTTACTTTCCTGATTACTTTTTTTATCCTTCTTTTTAAAAGGCCCGATGCCATAGTCAGCACTAAAAAGGCCGAGTATTTTGTGCTTGGTGTATTAAGCCGCCTTTTCCGTATCCGTCATATTCTCAGGCTGGGGATTGTCAGGGACCTGGACAGCGGCTGGCGCCGTTTTGTCTATACCCGTCTGAATGAGGGAATTATAGTCAACGCTAAAAGAACCAAGGATAATTTTCTGAAATATGACTTTGTGGATCAGGATAGAATCAAACTGATCTATAACGGTATTCCCGAGATTAAGACCGGCAGTGTTCCCGAGAGAAAGGACAGCCGTCTGAATATTGTTTCAGTGGGAACTCTTACTCCCCGAAAGGGATTTCATCTTCTTTTTGATGCACTGGCTTCTCTGCCCGAGGATGTCCGGAAGGGTATCCGTCTCACCATTGTGGGCAGCGGACTTATGAAGGCCGAGCTTAATAAACAGATTAAAGATCTTAAGCTGGAAGATTCTGTTGATATGGCCGGGTTTCAGAGTGATCCTGTCCCCTTTCTGCAGACAGCGGATATCTTTGCCCTGGTGTCTGAAAACGAAGGAATCTCCAATGCCCTGTTAGAGGGGATGATGCTGGGACTTCCGGTTCTTACGACATTATCGGGAGGAACCGAAGAGTTTCTGGTGGATAATAAAAACGGATTTGCAGTGGAACGAGAGGCGGTTGCCATAGCCAGGCGTATGGAAGAACTCTATGGGCGCAGAGCCGAACTTCCTGCCATAGGTGCTGCCGGAACTGAGACAGTAAAAGAGTTTTTCTCCCTAAGCCGTATGGGTCGTGAAGTGGAAGCCTTTCTGGAGACTCCCCGTGACTGA
- a CDS encoding glycosyltransferase produces the protein MTEHSGTGEQSGAGEHKKILHLFPEFKRGGAQINVLRFINASLDDFEHHVAAAPQDKTLEAEYDASGTVVHPIDMTSVKLRSIRALVKLIKELKPDIVHVNGKGAAFYGFISSFFTVFQVPGRRSPESRSYRMFHTMRGFHIKYSGMKLKAYLAFERAVARRMDGTVLVSPSEKELLNTKIPGLDQSRLFLIPNGININDAELPADISRCLESYSKNIVTLSRLSHQKDLITMVDAFDLFAGDIGDAALHVMGGETPQDREYAGTVRRRIEQSPYKERIFLWGSVKDAGSLLRYFDLYWSTALFEGLPTAVVEAALCRIPIVGTDCVGNKDLIIPGKTGILTSPGDASDNAEGIREAVTLLEKGKFVSFVDEAERICLEFSPENNVLKIKEMYRSVSED, from the coding sequence GTGACTGAACATTCGGGCACCGGGGAACAATCGGGTGCTGGGGAACATAAAAAGATCCTTCACCTTTTTCCCGAGTTTAAACGAGGGGGAGCGCAGATCAATGTTCTCCGTTTTATCAATGCCAGTCTTGATGATTTTGAGCATCATGTGGCTGCAGCTCCCCAGGATAAAACCCTTGAGGCTGAATATGATGCTTCAGGGACAGTTGTTCATCCCATAGATATGACCTCTGTAAAACTGAGGAGTATCCGTGCCCTTGTAAAACTGATCAAAGAGCTGAAACCCGACATTGTTCATGTGAACGGAAAGGGTGCAGCCTTTTATGGATTTATTTCATCTTTCTTTACGGTCTTTCAGGTTCCGGGACGCCGTTCTCCTGAAAGTCGTTCCTACCGTATGTTTCATACCATGCGGGGGTTCCATATCAAATATTCAGGTATGAAGCTTAAGGCTTATCTTGCGTTTGAACGTGCAGTTGCCCGAAGGATGGATGGAACCGTACTGGTTTCTCCTTCTGAGAAGGAGCTGCTTAATACTAAAATCCCGGGTCTGGATCAGAGCCGCCTTTTTCTGATACCCAACGGCATCAATATTAACGATGCAGAGCTGCCCGCAGATATCTCCCGCTGTCTTGAGTCTTATTCAAAGAATATAGTCACCCTTTCCCGTCTCTCTCATCAGAAAGACCTGATCACCATGGTGGATGCCTTTGATCTTTTTGCCGGTGATATAGGGGATGCAGCCCTCCATGTGATGGGCGGCGAGACTCCTCAGGACAGGGAATATGCCGGGACTGTGCGGAGGCGTATAGAACAGTCTCCCTATAAGGAGAGGATCTTTCTATGGGGTTCAGTAAAGGATGCGGGCAGTCTTCTCCGCTACTTTGACCTTTACTGGAGCACTGCGCTGTTTGAGGGGCTCCCTACTGCTGTTGTGGAAGCGGCTCTCTGCCGTATTCCCATAGTAGGAACTGATTGTGTGGGCAATAAAGACCTTATCATTCCCGGAAAAACAGGTATACTCACTTCCCCCGGGGATGCTTCTGATAATGCAGAAGGAATTCGGGAAGCTGTTACTTTGCTTGAGAAAGGAAAATTCGTATCGTTTGTGGATGAGGCTGAAAGAATCTGCCTGGAATTTTCACCTGAAAATAATGTATTGAAAATAAAGGAAATGTATCGGTCTGTTTCTGAAGACTGA